Proteins from a genomic interval of Fusarium oxysporum Fo47 chromosome I, complete sequence:
- a CDS encoding WD40-repeat-containing domain protein, translating into MASEDDRPSDSPRNKRRKTSGDSSPPYAPQRDAEDNDRSPRQSRQLSIRDNRRNSRTISPSPGEDGAGNKYYESRRTSRSRSRLRSRSLSSIDSRRHSRSRSRLTTRSQSPRSSRSRSRSQLSFRRSRTDSLSARGAEPTPPPEPFKPNYRARLVLHGHTKPVSQVRISPNGKFIASASADATIKIWDATTGEHMDTLVGHMAGVSCLAWTPDSNTIASGSDDKAIRLWDRVTGRPKTTTRKSVAGQEMGPLKGHHNYIHCLAFSPKGNILASGSYDEAVFLWDVRAGRQMRSLPAHSDPVSGIDFSRDGTLVVSCSTDGLIRIWDTSTGQCLRTLVHEDNPAVANVCFSPNGRFVLAFNLDNCIRLWDYVSGTVKKTYQGHINEKFAVGGCFGVLDGAPFIASASEDGSIVMWDVVSKTVLQRVEGHKGVCFWVDVHGETMVTGGQDNTVKVYRHFRDANKVNGDTEKVGKEPQAEGSLAQQDVAMEGI; encoded by the exons ATGGCCTCTGAAGACGATCGCCCCAGTGATTCGCCCCGGAATAAGCGTCGCAAAACAAGCGGCGACTCTTCCCCTCCTTACGCGCCGCAACGCGACGCCGAAGACAACGATCGATCGCCTAGACAGTCTCGCCAACTATCGATACGAGACAATCGCCGTAATAGCAGGACTATTAGCCCAAGTCCTGGTGAAGATGGTGCTGGAAACAAATATTACGAAAGCCGCCGTACATCACGATCGAGATCACGGTTGAGGTCACGGTCTCTCTCTAGTATAGATTCCCGTAGACACTCGCGCTCGCGATCCCGATTAACAACACGATCACAATCACCCCGCTCTTCACGGTCACGGTCACGATCGCAACTCTCTTTTCGTCGCTCCCGAACAGACTCCCTCTCCGCGCGGGGGGCTGAAccaactcctcctccagAACCTTTCAAGCCCAACTACCGTGCCcgccttgttcttcatggTCACACCAAGCCTGTCTCTCAGGTCCGAATATCACCTAATGGAAAATTCATCGCATCTGCATCGGCAGATGCTACTATCAAGATATGGGACGCTACAACGGGCGAACACATGGATACGCTCGTTGGACACATGGCAGGCGTAAGCTGTCTTGCTTGGACACCGGATAGCAACACCATCGCAAGTGGTTCAGACGACAAAGCCATTCGTTTATGGGATCGCGTTACAGGCCGGCCAAAGACCACAACTCGAAAATCGGTAGCCGGTCAAGAAATGGGGCCGTTGAAGGGTCATCATAACTACATCCACTGTTTGGCATTCTCGCCAAAGGGCAACATCCTTGCAAGTGGTTCATACGATGAAGCTGTGTTTCTGTGGGACGTAAGAGCGGGCAGGCAGATGCGAAGTTTACCTGCGCATAGTGATCCCGTCAGTGGGATTGACTTTTCTCGAGATGGCACGCTGGTCGTCAGTTGCTCGACAGATGGTTTGAT TCGTATTTGGGATACATCAACAGGCCAGTGCTTACGCACCCTTGTTCATGAAGACAATCCGGCTGTCGCCAATGTTTGCTTCTCCCCCAACGGACGCTTCGTCCTGGCTTTCAACCTAGACAACTGCATTCGCCTATGGGATTATGTTTCTGGTACCGTCAAAAAGACATATCAAGGCCACATCAACGAGAAGTTCGCTGTGGGTGGCTGTTTCGGAGTTTTGGACGGCGCTCCTTTCATCGCATCTGCTAGCGAGGATGGCAGCATCGTCATGTGGGACGTAGTATCAAAGACGGTGTTGCAAAGAGTGGAAGGCCACAAGGGCGTGTGTTTCTGGGTGGATGTCCATGGAGAGACGATGGTGACCGGAGGGCAGGACAACACAGTCAAGGTATATCGACATTTCAGAGATGCAAACAAGGTGAACGGTGATACCGAAAAGGTGGGCAAGGAGCCACAAGCTGAGGGGTCACTGGCGCAACAAGACGTGGCCATGGAAGGGATATGA
- a CDS encoding Ser-Thr-rich glycosyl-phosphatidyl-inositol-anchored membrane family-domain-containing protein — MQFTISAAALMAFAAKALAQVADFDPVLTPTNWEEVSAGKTLEITWQAKPKYSGEKISISLIGGATQNTQVPIKTIATGIDNDAASYSWAIDSTLGTENVYGLVLKLESNPEVFQYSFPFKIEGAKKSEDKPSQTKNDYEVPSSVAPKPTKPAYPVPETTVVAVSETVTVPCNNTAGSPTTFVPVVKTHYPAPPAPPANNGTAPNPPVYTHPAQPPVVPTQPAGQPPVYGQPTPTPVPVSGAARFGAPIAVVAGLVMAAFAL; from the exons ATGCAGTTCACCATCTCCGCCGCTGCCCTCATGGCCTTCGCCGCCAAGGCCCTCGCCCAGGTCGCCGACTTCGACCCCGTTCTCACTCCCACCAACTGGGAGGAGGTCTCCGCTGGCAAGACCCTCGAGATCACCTGGCAAGCTAAGCCCAAGTACTCCGGCGAGAAGATCTCCATCTCTCTGATCGGTGGTGCTACCCAGAACACCCAGGTCCCCATCAAGACCATCGCCA CTGGCATTGACAACGACGCTGCTTCCTACAGCTGGGCCATTGACTCTACCCTCGGAACCGAGAACGTCTACGGTCTCGTCCTCAAGCTCGAGAGCAACCCCGAGGTTTTCCAGTACTCTTTCCCCTTCAAGATTGAGGGTGCCAAGAAGTCCGAGGACAAGCCCTCTCAGACCAAGAACGACTACGAGGTCCCCTCCTCCGTCGCCCCTAAGCCCACCAAGCCCGCTTACCCCGTCCCTGAGACCACCGTCGTTGCTGTTTCTGAGACCGTCACCGTCCCTTGCAACAACACTGCTGGTTCTCCCACCACCTTCGTCCCCGTTGTCAAGACCCACTACcctgctcctcctgctccCCCTGCCAACAACGGCACTGCTCCCAACCCTCCCGTCTACACCCACCCTGCTCAGCCTCCTGTTGTTCCCACTCAGCCCGCTGGTCAGCCTCCCGTCTACGGCCAGCCCACCCCTACTCCCGTTCCCGTCTCTGGTGCTGCCCGCTTCGGCGCTCCCATTGCCGTTGTTGCTGGTCTCGTCATGGCCGCTTTCGCTCTGTAA